The Pseudanabaena sp. BC1403 genome includes the window GTCTTAGAATTGACATCATCATCATCTGCAATCAATATCAGAAAATCTTGCTTGATATCTTTATCAGTGATTGAGAGTTCTAGTTCTGCTTTCTTAACTGGCAGATTTTCTGTAACTATTTCAGTTTGGGAGTTTGATAGAGGCAGACAAGGTATCATGATTGTAAAGCAACTGCCTACGCCCAGTTTGCTGCTTAAGCTGACACTACCACCATGAAGCTCGACAATACGCTTTACCAATGCAAGCCCCAATCCTGTTCCTTCAAATTGGCGGTTTAAGGCACTATCGATTTGAGTAAAGGGCTGAAATAGTTTCTGGATATTTTCTGGCGCGATGCCTATACCTGTATCGCTTACAGCAATCTGTAGATAGTCTTGTGCTGTATCTGCCGTATCTATTGTTTTATTTAGGATAGAAGGCAGTTGTGTGACTTCTAAGGTAACTGATCCTCCAGTCGGTGTAAATTTGACTGCATTATTGAGCAGATTGATTAACACTTGACGCATACGTCGTTTATCTACTAGCAGATCGGGAAGATTAGGTGCAAGTTTGATTGCTATTTGAATTTGTTTTTTTGATGCCTGTGGCTTTACAAATTCTAAACTTGATTGAACTATCGGAGGGAGTGAAGCGGGAGCACAATCTAGCTCAATTTGTCCAGACTCAATTTTTGCCAAGTCCAAAATGTCGTTAATCAATTCGAGAAGATGGTTGCCGCTGCTTTCGACAATTTGCAATGCTTTAAGTTGGCGATCATTCACCGTGCCAAACACGCTATCTTGCAGTCCTTCCGTCATGCCCAAGATAGCATTGAGTGGAGTCCGCAATTCATGACTCATATTCGCCAAAAAACTATCCTTCAGCCGATGAGATTCAATTAGTTGGATATTGGCCTGTTGCAATTGCTGCAAAAGATTCTTTTGGCGATCCATCATATTGAAGAAGGCTATTGATAAGCGACTAATTTCATCTTTGGCACTAATTTGCTCATCGCCCCCCATGAGTGTCTCGTCGCAAGCCTCTAAAATTGGTTGCATTCGACGGTTTAGATAACGGACAAATAGCATCACAACAAAAGCTACGGTAATCGCTGCTGAGAAAGTTAGACTGAAAGAGAGCAATAGCGCAGGCTTGATAACCGTATCATAGGGTATAGAATGCAACATCACCCATTGACTACTGGGAACTCTCTGATAAACCCAATAGCTTTGTGTCGTATCTGATTTGAAATATCCTTGAGATTTCCCGTGAGCTAATGCATATTGAATCTGCTCCCAAACAACTTTCAATGAGGGAATTGATGCAATATTTTCTAGATGAGATGCTTTGTTAGGTTCAGGTGCATAGCCTAAGAGTATTCCCTCTTGAGTGACAAACACCGAATATCCACCGTCCTTGAAGGCAATTTGCTGGTTAAGGTTAAGATCTCTAATGTTAATATCGCCATTCACTATCCCAATCAAGTTACCATTGCGATCGCGAATTGGCCCCGCAAACGTCACCAATGGAACTGGATAAACTGCATTAATATATGGCTTTGACCAAAAATACTTGTTCTCCTTAATAGCATCAGCATAATATTGTAACTCAGGATATTTCTCTACTTGCCAAAGTTCCACCAGACTATAATTGGCATCTTCGGGAAGTTTAACGCCTCGATTTGGTAGCGACTCTTCGATATAAGGTCCAAACCACTGGCGATCTACCAAGCCATTTGGAGTCTGCATCACGCCAAAGCCAGTAATCAGTTTGGGACGAGCAGACATAGATGAAAGAACTAGTTGGTCGTATGCAGATGGCGATCGCACCCCGTTATTTTGTAAATTGATAGTTGCTACGACTAAGCTCTTTAAAAAAACCTCACTGTTACGAAGCTCAGTATCTATTTCTCTAACTTTGAGATCTGCTTCCGCAGTTAAATGGCGTAGTTTGTCAGCCTCCAAATAAAAATAAAATAGAGTCCCTAATCCAGCTAATCCGATAGTAACAGGTGTCATTATTGATAAAAATAATCGCGTACCAATAGAAGAAAGCCCAAAATCTCCTAACTTAAATGAATTGATGGACTTATTTTTAGATAAACTTTTTCTCATATATTTCAAGTCTAGAAATGTTAAGGCTAGAACGAAACCCAAAAATCACACATTACACACATTACTTTTTCTCTGCACTTAAAACTTGTTGAATACTAGTATCCAATTGCTTAAGCTTAAGGGGTTTTGTCAGATATTCATTTGCTCCAGCTGCCAGACATTTTTCGCGATCGCCTGTCATTGCCAGAGCCGTCAGCGCAATAATTGGAATATCCGCCAGATTAGGATCGAGACGAATTTGCTCAATAGCTGTTAATCCATCCATAACTGGCATCTGAATATCCATCAAAATCAAGTCAGGATGATGCTCTTTCGTAAGGTCGATAGCTTGTTGTCCATCTGTAGCGAATACAAGTCGGTAGCCCTTAGCTTTTAGGTAGCTGGAGAAAGTACCGATATTAGCTTCGTTATCTTCTGCAAGTAAGATTAAGGGCGAGCTTGGGCTGTCAGTTTGGCTTTTATCTATCAGAGATTGCTCTGTCAAGTCATACTCATTTTGTACTTCGAGGATAGGATCTCCTGTATTAAAGGGAAGATTAATCGCAAAGCGACTCCCGACACCCAATTCGCTGGTGAGTTCTATGCTGCCTCCGTGAAGTTCGACAATCCTTTTGACTAAAGCTAAACCTAAACCAGTACCAGTATATTGACGGTTCAAAGCACTATCGATTTGGATAAAAGGCTGAAATAGTTTCTGGATATTCTCTGCTGAGATACCTATTCCTGTATCAATCACAGCTATTTTTAAATAATTTGGAGTCGCTGGATTGGTTGTATCTTCATTAAGTTGAACTTGCGATACTTCTAAAGTGATTGTGCCTCCTTCTAAAGTGAATTTAACAGCATTATTCAGAAGATTGATTAAGACTTGACGGATGCGACGCTCATCTAGCAGTATTTCTGGCAAATTCTTTGGAACTCTCAGTGTTAGTTGAATTCTTTTTGTCAGTGCTTGCTGCTTGATAAATGACAGACTAGCTTTACATAAGCTCTCTATCCTAGTAGAGGATAAATCTAAGATAACCTGTCCAGATTCAATTTTTGCGACATCAAGAATGTCATTGATCAATGATAAAAGATGCGTACTACTATGCTCAATAGTCTGCAATGACTTGAGCTGTCTATCATTCATGATGCCAAATATTTGCTCTTGGAGTATCTCAGTCATTCCTAAAATAGAATTGAGCGGTGTACGCAGCTCATGGCTCATATTGGCGAGAAACTCGTCTTTGAGGCGAGTAGCTCGCATTAGCTCTTCGTTAGCTAACTGTAACTGTGCCTCAGCTTGTTTGCGATCGCTAATATCTTGCACACTAGACCAAATCAAAAGCTCTCCATTTTGAAG containing:
- a CDS encoding ATP-binding protein produces the protein MTPVTIGLAGLGTLFYFYLEADKLRHLTAEADLKVREIDTELRNSEVFLKSLVVATINLQNNGVRSPSAYDQLVLSSMSARPKLITGFGVMQTPNGLVDRQWFGPYIEESLPNRGVKLPEDANYSLVELWQVEKYPELQYYADAIKENKYFWSKPYINAVYPVPLVTFAGPIRDRNGNLIGIVNGDINIRDLNLNQQIAFKDGGYSVFVTQEGILLGYAPEPNKASHLENIASIPSLKVVWEQIQYALAHGKSQGYFKSDTTQSYWVYQRVPSSQWVMLHSIPYDTVIKPALLLSFSLTFSAAITVAFVVMLFVRYLNRRMQPILEACDETLMGGDEQISAKDEISRLSIAFFNMMDRQKNLLQQLQQANIQLIESHRLKDSFLANMSHELRTPLNAILGMTEGLQDSVFGTVNDRQLKALQIVESSGNHLLELINDILDLAKIESGQIELDCAPASLPPIVQSSLEFVKPQASKKQIQIAIKLAPNLPDLLVDKRRMRQVLINLLNNAVKFTPTGGSVTLEVTQLPSILNKTIDTADTAQDYLQIAVSDTGIGIAPENIQKLFQPFTQIDSALNRQFEGTGLGLALVKRIVELHGGSVSLSSKLGVGSCFTIMIPCLPLSNSQTEIVTENLPVKKAELELSITDKDIKQDFLILIADDDDVNSKTISSYLKAKGYQILLANDGQEAIAITKAHKPDLILMDIQMPVMDGLEATRQIRLDPNLVDIPIIALTALAMTGDREKCLAAGANEYMTKPAKLKELVAAIKSCL